A DNA window from Drosophila pseudoobscura strain MV-25-SWS-2005 chromosome 2, UCI_Dpse_MV25, whole genome shotgun sequence contains the following coding sequences:
- the LOC4800710 gene encoding uncharacterized protein isoform X1 yields the protein MTTSDEMGMGGNFCHDHIQHPLMWCDEKKRLVERKNAEESLRMWRRRKAEECARKEKDKQEYYDLFLQHCPWGRPGGGAPNIEVRRKDITAVGLHSTPTVASSPSSADSQSTTLIERCIPQTTAHRMNSLQPCRYNDYFSVQKKCQNNPLAAYHHHHHHHPPPPPPGGRLGHAHSIHHLQESGPRSSTVTICEREIPHKHGAGVGVGLAKNANGESLHIQLKEHPSMSFRNKGHVDIELRYKPSPPCKGKPLLEKIVVSESDQRCPLQEKLASQKKRLQAKLEKPPCKEPWGKPGPGGKPWRSPKEVGNTFMKSLGWTNKEMLKELDQDNPVTPAEKNTFRKSRPNKPPKPQRCCEHCTCTCPAMNSPLKPPPPPCTRALPPAPPKMVHHLKPEDCKPIRLCPRMARGDTSTATPNVSATNGGNDCNGEGGGVELVPLLARRRGMHRPISLSSTDVTKRTPSHDRYASKHKPKNSQPTQIKCINSIIKNIGHMKRLPKNLSCKLQCCSCDCPTATATGCCLKRLTLHIR from the exons ATGACGACCAGCGATGAGATGGGCATGGGGGGCAACTTCTGCCACGACCACATCCAACATCCCCTGATGTGGTGTGACGAGAAGAAGCGTCTCGTGGAGCGTAAAAATGCGGAGGAGAGCCTACGCATGTGGCGGCGGAGAAAGGCGGAGGAGTGTGCCCGCAAGGAAAAGGACAAACAGGAG TACTACGACCTCTTCCTACAGCATTGCCCTTGGGGTCGACCGGGAGGGGGAGCTCCTAATATAGAAGTACGCCGCAAGGATATCACAGCCGTTGGTCTTCATTCCACACCAACCGTGGCAAGTAGTCCCTCTTCAGCTGATTCCCAAAGCACTACGCTAATCGAAAGGTGCATCCCCCAGACCACTGCCCACCGGATGAACTCCCTGCAGCCGTGTCGCTACAACGACTACTTTTCGGTGCAGAAAAAGTGCCAGAACAATCCGCTGGCTGCctatcaccatcatcatcatcaccatccgccgccgcctccgccagGGGGGCGTTTGGGCCATGCCCATTCCATACACCACCTACAGGAGAGCGGACCCCGGAGCAGCACCGTGACAATCTGTGAGAGGGAAATCCCCCACAAGCACGGCGCAGGAGTGGGCGTTGGCCTGGCCAAGAACGCCAATGGTGAGAGTCTGCACATCCAGCTGAAAGAGCATCCTTCAATGTCGTTTCGCAATAAAGGACACGTGGATATCGAGCTGCGGTACAAGCCCTCGCCGCCCTGCAAGGGTAAGCCGCTGCTCGAGAAGATCGTCGTCAGCGAGAGCGACCAGCGGTGTCCGCTCCAGGAGAAGCTTGCCTCGCAGAAGAAGCGCCTGCAGGCGAAGCTGGAAAAGCCG CCCTGCAAGGAGCCGTGGGGCAAGCCAGGGCCTGGGGGCAAGCCCTGGCGCAGTCCCAAGGAAGTGGGAAATACATTCATGAAATCGTTG GGCTGGACAAACAAGGAAATGCTCAAGGAACTTGATCAGGACAATCCTGTGACTCCGGCGGAGAAAAACACATTCCGCAAATCGAGACCCAACAAACCGCCGAAGCCGCAGCGATGCTGCGAGcactgcacctgcacctgcccCGCCATGAACAGCCCGCtgaagccgccgccgccgccgtgtACGAGGGCGCTGCCACCTGCCCCACCCAAGATGGTGCACCACCTGAAACCGGAGGACTGCAAGCCCATCAGGCTGTGTCCACGCATGGCCCGCGGGGACACCAGCACAGCCACACCCAATGTCAGCGCCACCAATGGGGGCAACGATTGCAACGGCGAGGGCGGGGGCGTGGAGCTGGTGCCGCTTCTGGCGCGCAGACGGGGCATGCACCGGCCGATAAGCCTGTCCAGCACGGATGTGACCAAGAGGACGCCCTCGCATGATAGGTACGCATCCAAGCACAAGCCCAAGAACAGTCAACCGACCCAGATCAAGTGCATCAACAGCATCATCAAGAACATCGGCCACATGAAGCGGCTGCCCAAGAATCTGAGCTGCAAGCTGCAATGTTGCAGCTGCGATTGCcccacagccacggccacgggCTGCTGCCTCAAGCGGCTCACATTGCACATTCGTTAG
- the qless gene encoding decaprenyl-diphosphate synthase subunit 1, protein MACMSTSGRVVCGSRRQQTHKFLCQLFGRQSGYAAAVSSSGSGSGSQLLPIANTQQYQLVRRFHGLSFNLGKDYLDLLQNAHSCSQNLKYSQCSKTNLRQHSSVHTQQPAGPVREIQIDPYIILDDELKYFYDDVRDLLQSGTSQPELDTIASYYFDGQGKALRPMVTMLMAKAINYHLNNESHQLVHKQRQVALFSEMVHSASLVHDDVIDQSDFRRGKPSVNALWNHKKVTMAGDYILSIASIMIARLRSDDVTIVLSQILTDLVQGEFMQLGSRETENERFAHYLTKTYRKTASLIANALKATAVIAQADDNVAEVAFQYGRNIGLAFQLVDDMLDFVSSTEQMGKPTAADLKLGLATAPVLFACEKYPELNPMVMRRFSEPGDVERAFELVHKSHGLEQTRFLAKKHCNEAIRLAQELTESPYQKGLQVVADLVINRLK, encoded by the exons ATGGCCTGCATGAGCACTTCCGGTCGCGTCGTGTGCGGTTCGCGTCGCCAGCAAACGCACAAATTCCTGTGCCAACTCTTTGGACGGCAGTCAGGATATGCCGCGGCGGTCTCCAGTTCGGGTTCGGGCTCGGGATCCCAGCTGCTGCCCATCGCAAACACACAACAATACCAATTGGTGCGTCGCTTTCATGGATTAAGCTTCAACCTGGGCAAGGATTATCTCGATTTGCTG CAAAACGCCCACAGCTGCAGCCAAAATCTGAAGTACTCGCAGTGCTCGAAGACGAATCTGAGGCAGCATAGCTCGGTGCACACCCAACAGCCCGCCGGTCCTGTCCGAGAGATCCAGATCGATCCGTACATCATACTGGACGACGAACTCAAGTACTTCTATGATGATGTCAGAGAT TTGCTGCAATCGGGAACATCCCAGCCGGAGCTGGACACCATCGCCAGCTACTACTTCGATGGCCAGGGTAAGGCCCTGCGGCCCATGGTCACCATGCTGATGGCCAAGGCGATAAACTATCATTTGAACAACGAGTCACA CCAATTAGTACACAAACAACGACAGGTCGCTCTCTTCTCGGAGATGGTACACTCGGCCAGCCTGGTGCACGACGATGTCATCGATCAGTCGGACTTCCGACGCGGCAAGCCCAGCGTTAACGCTCTGTGGAATCATAAAAAG GTCACAATGGCTGGTGATTATATCTTATCGATTGCCTCAATTATGATAGCCCGTCTCCGCAGCGACGATGTGACGATCGTCTTGAGTCAG ATATTAACCGATTTGGTTCAAGGCGAGTTCATGCAGCTGGGCTCAAGGGAAACGGAGAACGAGCGTTTCGCCCACTATCTGACCAAGACATACAGGAAGACCGCATCGCTGATTGCCAACGCACTGAAGGCG ACCGCCGTCATTGCCCAGGCCGATGATAATGTTGCTGAAGTGGCCTTCCAGTACGGACGAAACATTGGCCTGGCCTTTCAACTGGTCGACGACATGCTGGACTTTGTCTCATCCACCGAACAGATGGGAAAGCCAACGGCGGCAGACCTCAAACTGGGCCTGGCCACGGCTCCAGTTCTCTTTGCATGCGAAAAG TACCCCGAGCTGAATCCCATGGTGATGCGACGCTTCAGCGAGCCCGGAGATGTGGAGCGGGCCTTTGAGCTGGTGCACAAGTCGCACGGACTGGAGCAGACCCGCTTCCTGGCCAAGAAGCACTGCAACGAGGCGATACGGCTGGCCCAGGAGCTGACGGAGTCGCCCTACCAGAAGGGCCTACAGGTCGTGGCCGACCTAGTCATCAACCGCTTGAAGTAG
- the LOC6896881 gene encoding methionyl-tRNA formyltransferase, mitochondrial codes for MLFGRKLANNFYKYKRKAFQSVCLKITRSISTREPSRILFFGTDNFSLPSLQALHKNCSHNLGVVTSFKSPANCVRTYAEREKLPLQRWPITEDQCTDYDLGVVVSFGHMIPAQIINAFPRGMINVHASLLPLWRGAAPIIYAIMKGDARTGVSIMKIEPHHFDIGAVLAQREVPIRRDIYMPELHASLSLLGADLLVDTVNNLSDRLKNAKPQDNATASYAPKITSKITEILWTELSADELYARHRALYGYKNLTTSFLDKQIQLLELRLPEKQLTMQEPGHFIYQRSRKSLLIGCAQGTQLEVLQVRVEGRKPMSAQDFSNGFLRQARSLQFTHNKQVAC; via the exons ATGCTTTTCGGGCGGAAATTAGCTAATAACTTTTATAAATACAAGAGAAAAGCGTTTCAAAGTGTGTGTCTCAAAATTACACGATCTATTTCAACCCGCGAACCTTCCAGAATACTGTTTTTCGGTACCGACAACTTTTCGCTGCCCAGTCTTCAGGCCCTTCATAAAAATTGCAG TCACAACTTGGGCGTGGTTACATCCTTCAAGAGTCCCGCCAACTGTGTGAGAACCTATGCAGAGCGGGAGAAACTCCCCTTGCAGCGGTGGCCTATTACAGAGGACCAATGCACGGACTACGACCTGGGCGTTGTGGTCTCTTTTGGTCACATGATTCCAGCTCAGATTATTAATGCCTTTCCGCGGGGAATGATCAACGTGCATGCCAGCCTGCTGCCTCTCTGGAGAGGAGCTGCACCCATCATCTATGCAATTATGAAGGGCGATGCGAGAACAGGTGTATCAATTATGAAAATTGAGCCACATCATTTTGATATTGGTGCT GTCCTGGCTCAGCGTGAAGTGCCTATTCGAAGGGACATCTACATGCCAGAGCTGCATGCCTCCTTGTCTCTTTTGGGAGCCGATTTGCTGGTCGATACTGTAAACAATTTATCCGACAGGCTTAAAAATGCCAAGCCACAGGATAATGCGACTGCCAGCTATG CTCCAAAGATCACATCCAAAATTACAGAGATCTTGTGGACAGAACTAAGCGCCGACGAGCTGTATGCCAGGCATCGAGCTCTGTATGGCTACAAAAATCTTACAACAAGCTTTCTGGATAAGCAAATACAACTCCTGGAGCTCCGGTTGCCTGAGAAGCAGCTAACGATGCAGGAACCAGGCCATTTCATCTACCAACGCTCGCGGAAGTCCCTCCTGATAGGTTGTGCCCAGGGCACACAGCTAGAAGTGCTGCAGGTGCGCGTGGAAGGACGCAAACCAATGAGTGCCCAGGATTTCAGCAATGGATTTCTGCGGCAAGCGAGATCGCTGCAATTTACACACAATAAACAAGTTGCCTGTTGA
- the mRpL32 gene encoding 39S ribosomal protein L32, mitochondrial, with protein MSKNLILSLTNFVRSLERLFLPYGGHPPALALAGFQHEHSTSSNKRAQEFSLKELIGDGMLWAVPKHRRSVEKRLNRKFGYPEYVWKPLKVKRNIRSCQTCGHDHELGVLCPFCYNKVLKETEQMQAKIQEKLGLDPVDKEVIVLYEGEKAEQTAEQLQGKRIVEMKKPRPMWFTKNLLQKSTQQQSEAKEVKPSDLA; from the exons atgtcGAAAAACTTGATTTTATCACTTACAAACTTTGTTAGAAGTTTGGAGCGTCTTTTCCTGCCATATGGCGGACATCCACCAG CGCTGGCCCTGGCCGGCTTCCAGCACGAACatagcaccagcagcaacaaaagggCACAGGAATTTAGTCTGAAGGAGCTGATTGGCGATGGAATGCTGTGGGCCGTGCCCAAGCACAGGCGTTCCGTGGAGAAGCGTCTGAATCGCAAATTCGGCTATCCTGAGTACGTGTGGAAGCCGCTCAAAGTGAAGCGAAACATCCGCTCGTGCCAGACATGCGGTCATGACCATGAATTGGGTGTGCTGTGTC CCTTCTGCTACAACAAGGTGCTGAAGGAAACGGAGCAGATGCAGGCGAAAATCCAAGAGAAGCTCGGTCTGGATCCCGTCGACAAGGAGGTTATTGTGCTGTACGAGGGAGAGAAGGCCGAACAGACTGCCGAGCAACTGCAGGGCAAACGAATTGTGGAAATGAAAAAGCCACGTCCCATGTGGTTCACCAAAAATCTACTACAGAAATCCACACAGCAGCAGTCGGAAGCCAAGGAGGTTAAACCCTCCGATCTGGCATAG
- the LOC4800710 gene encoding uncharacterized protein isoform X2, with product MTTSDEMGMGGNFCHDHIQHPLMWCDEKKRLVERKNAEESLRMWRRRKAEECARKEKDKQEYYDLFLQHCPWGRPGGGAPNIEVRRKDITAVGLHSTPTVASSPSSADSQSTTLIERCIPQTTAHRMNSLQPCRYNDYFSVQKKCQNNPLAAYHHHHHHHPPPPPPGGRLGHAHSIHHLQESGPRSSTVTICEREIPHKHGAGVGVGLAKNANGESLHIQLKEHPSMSFRNKGHVDIELRYKPSPPCKGKPLLEKIVVSESDQRCPLQEKLASQKKRLQAKLEKPPCKEPWGKPGPGGKPWRSPKEVGNTFMKSLGWTNKEMLKELDQDNPVTPAEKNTFRKSRPNKPPKPQRCCEHCTCTCPAMNSPLKPPPPPCTRALPPAPPKMVHHLKPEDCKPIRLCPRMARGDTSTATPNVSATNGGNDCNGEGGGVELVPLLARRRGMHRPISLSSTDVTKRTPSHDSKKKISIVIQVKV from the exons ATGACGACCAGCGATGAGATGGGCATGGGGGGCAACTTCTGCCACGACCACATCCAACATCCCCTGATGTGGTGTGACGAGAAGAAGCGTCTCGTGGAGCGTAAAAATGCGGAGGAGAGCCTACGCATGTGGCGGCGGAGAAAGGCGGAGGAGTGTGCCCGCAAGGAAAAGGACAAACAGGAG TACTACGACCTCTTCCTACAGCATTGCCCTTGGGGTCGACCGGGAGGGGGAGCTCCTAATATAGAAGTACGCCGCAAGGATATCACAGCCGTTGGTCTTCATTCCACACCAACCGTGGCAAGTAGTCCCTCTTCAGCTGATTCCCAAAGCACTACGCTAATCGAAAGGTGCATCCCCCAGACCACTGCCCACCGGATGAACTCCCTGCAGCCGTGTCGCTACAACGACTACTTTTCGGTGCAGAAAAAGTGCCAGAACAATCCGCTGGCTGCctatcaccatcatcatcatcaccatccgccgccgcctccgccagGGGGGCGTTTGGGCCATGCCCATTCCATACACCACCTACAGGAGAGCGGACCCCGGAGCAGCACCGTGACAATCTGTGAGAGGGAAATCCCCCACAAGCACGGCGCAGGAGTGGGCGTTGGCCTGGCCAAGAACGCCAATGGTGAGAGTCTGCACATCCAGCTGAAAGAGCATCCTTCAATGTCGTTTCGCAATAAAGGACACGTGGATATCGAGCTGCGGTACAAGCCCTCGCCGCCCTGCAAGGGTAAGCCGCTGCTCGAGAAGATCGTCGTCAGCGAGAGCGACCAGCGGTGTCCGCTCCAGGAGAAGCTTGCCTCGCAGAAGAAGCGCCTGCAGGCGAAGCTGGAAAAGCCG CCCTGCAAGGAGCCGTGGGGCAAGCCAGGGCCTGGGGGCAAGCCCTGGCGCAGTCCCAAGGAAGTGGGAAATACATTCATGAAATCGTTG GGCTGGACAAACAAGGAAATGCTCAAGGAACTTGATCAGGACAATCCTGTGACTCCGGCGGAGAAAAACACATTCCGCAAATCGAGACCCAACAAACCGCCGAAGCCGCAGCGATGCTGCGAGcactgcacctgcacctgcccCGCCATGAACAGCCCGCtgaagccgccgccgccgccgtgtACGAGGGCGCTGCCACCTGCCCCACCCAAGATGGTGCACCACCTGAAACCGGAGGACTGCAAGCCCATCAGGCTGTGTCCACGCATGGCCCGCGGGGACACCAGCACAGCCACACCCAATGTCAGCGCCACCAATGGGGGCAACGATTGCAACGGCGAGGGCGGGGGCGTGGAGCTGGTGCCGCTTCTGGCGCGCAGACGGGGCATGCACCGGCCGATAAGCCTGTCCAGCACGGATGTGACCAAGAGGACGCCCTCGCATGATAG caaaaagaaaatatccATTGTAATCCAAGTGAAAGTATAG
- the spn-F gene encoding protein spindle-F, whose translation MEATAAKLTIPPVSSSSSTTSSEKMNYALQVALQTIKERCMQLQRRVTSMEEENQRLREANAKGSSGVQPGSGGGGDDSLSLRTQVAELQRQKEQLEEHIGMVSNENRRLWSRLSQISKDQQQQQLLLSQAPAKAEDASPDSRANQNLIRSKTFTQHSPNPHLRQKMISDGLRDISLEEIVLDDFGAGDTEMGYPYGLPVEETTSSEPDANLDAKRCMDGLQDLRREALKQQQELSSALTLLESRIALQPCRECTQKAAKKPEMADKSLETDESLNNELKLYHSEHNDTLNGYNGHASAPPSRINIIQEKLKADAADAMEKTCPMCGKLYSSQVSFNAFREHVEMHFIDDALEMEIDGSVERQFEFVSHTVGDF comes from the exons ATGGAGGCAACAGCTGCTAAACTTACCATCCCCCCcgtcagctccagctccagcacaaCATCCAGCGAAAAAATGAACTACGCACTGCAAGTGGCCCTGCAGACGATCAAAGAGCGATgcatgcagctgcagcggaGGGTGACCAGTATGGAGGAGGAGAACCAGCGGCTGCGCGAGGCCAACGCCAAGGGCTCCAGTGGTGTCCAGCCgggcagtggcggcggcggcgacgactCGCTATCCCTGCGCACACAAGTGGCCGAGCTGCAGCGCCAGAAGGAGCAGCTTGAGGAGCACATCGGCATGGTCTCGAACGAGAATCGCAGACTGTGGTCGCGTCTGTCACAAATCTCCAaggaccagcagcaacagcagctgctgctgtcacaGGCCCCGGCAAAGGCCGAGGATGCGTCACCCGACTCGCGTGCCAATCAGAATCTTATTCGCTCCAAGACTTTCACACAGCACTCGCCAAATCCGCACTTGCGCCAGAAGATGATCTCAGATGGCCTGAGGGACATCAGTCTCGAGGAGATAGTCCTGGACGACTTCGGGGCCGGCGACACAGAGATGGGCTATCCCTACGGCCTGCCCGTGGAGGAAACGACGTCCAGTGAACCAGATGCCAATTTGGATGCCAAACGTTGCATGGATGGGCTGCAGGACCTGCGACGGGAGGCcttgaagcagcagcaggagctgagCTCTGCCCTCACGCTGCTGGAAAGCCGCATTG CACTGCAGCCCTGCCGGGAGTGCACCcaaaaggcagccaagaaGCCAGAAATGGCAGATAAGAGCCTCGAAACCGATGAGAGTCTCAACAACGAGCTCAAACTCTACCACAGCGAGCACAATGACACGCTCAATGGCTACAATGGGCATGCCTCCGCCCCACCGTCTAGGATCAATATTATCCAGGAAAAACTGAAGGCCGACGCTGCCGATGCCATGGAGAAGACCTGCCCCATGTGCGGGAAGCTATACTCCAGCCAGGTGTCCTTCAACGCGTTCCGCGAACATGTGGAGATGCACTTCATTGACGATGCCTTAGAGATGGAGATCGACGGCAGTGTGGAGCGCCAGTTCGAGTTCGTTTCGCATACGGTGGGCGACTTCTGA
- the LOC117183202 gene encoding uncharacterized protein, translating into MRYLHDLNVQISQNRRSVSVSKQLDRDLCNQHFDTFETFWGRPGHGARGDHINKLKLDNLLYGASETS; encoded by the coding sequence ATGCGCTATCTCCACGACTTGAATGTCCAAATATCGCAGAACCGCCGCTCCGTTTCCGTCTCGAAGCAACTGGACCGGGACCTGTGCAATCAGCATTTCGACACCTTCGAAACGTTTTGGGGACGGCCAGGACATGGGGCCCGCGGCGACCACatcaacaaattaaaactGGACAATCTGCTGTACGGCGCCAGCGAAACCTCCTAA